In Rhodoferax koreense, a genomic segment contains:
- a CDS encoding DUF2958 domain-containing protein, with protein sequence MTKLITDEQRALLLANGRQSLEQENFDPAPVVKLFTPDAGATWLLTEIDPDDHDHAFGLCDLGLGFPELGWVSLAEVTTVRGRLGLPVERDLHFEAQKRLSAYAREARVAGRIVV encoded by the coding sequence ATGACTAAGCTCATTACCGATGAACAACGCGCGCTGCTGCTGGCCAACGGCCGGCAGTCCCTCGAACAGGAAAACTTCGATCCCGCCCCGGTGGTCAAGCTGTTTACCCCGGACGCCGGGGCGACCTGGCTGCTGACCGAGATCGACCCGGACGACCACGACCATGCGTTCGGGCTTTGCGACCTCGGACTGGGGTTTCCCGAACTGGGGTGGGTGAGTCTTGCAGAGGTCACCACCGTGCGCGGCCGGTTGGGCCTGCCCGTTGAACGGGACCTGCATTTCGAGGCACAGAAACGCTTGAGCGCGTATGCGCGAGAGGCGCGTGTCGCCGGGCGCATCGTGGTCTAG
- a CDS encoding transcriptional regulator domain-containing protein: MTNPNLEDLPGAPWGISAAYLYVLDLDNPALAWEYLRRNPGYRTDWTCRERVVSFARWGLRQRRRSGHGWSQRTATLAVVL, from the coding sequence GTGACCAACCCTAATCTCGAAGATCTGCCCGGCGCGCCATGGGGCATCTCTGCCGCCTACCTCTACGTGCTCGACCTCGACAACCCAGCACTCGCCTGGGAATACTTGCGCCGCAATCCAGGCTACCGCACGGATTGGACATGCCGCGAGCGCGTAGTGTCTTTCGCACGCTGGGGGTTGCGACAGCGCCGAAGATCCGGACATGGATGGTCGCAACGCACAGCCACTCTGGCTGTCGTCCTCTGA
- a CDS encoding helix-turn-helix transcriptional regulator gives MAVGSSFPSRTAAAAAPQPAAAPAAPANPEFLTTDEAGAFLRLSPRTLEKQRVLGGGPRFRKFGARVVYAAADLRAWADSHTYGMTSDPGYVQRDSVR, from the coding sequence ATGGCAGTTGGCAGTTCTTTCCCTTCCCGCACCGCTGCAGCGGCTGCGCCGCAGCCTGCTGCGGCTCCGGCTGCGCCGGCCAATCCCGAGTTTCTGACCACAGACGAAGCGGGTGCGTTCCTTCGGCTGTCGCCGCGCACCCTGGAGAAGCAGCGTGTGCTCGGCGGCGGTCCGCGCTTTCGCAAATTCGGGGCGCGCGTGGTCTACGCCGCCGCCGATCTGCGCGCTTGGGCGGACAGCCACACCTACGGCATGACCTCGGATCCGGGCTACGTGCAGCGCGACTCCGTCCGTTGA
- a CDS encoding helix-turn-helix domain-containing protein, producing MQKQGIQRGRPTGATTFEAGPARAFGDAVRAMRTEDGVAQETLAHRAGIERSHMGKIERGEHMPTLAMILKIARALERSAGELMLETEARLPKKEG from the coding sequence ATGCAGAAGCAGGGAATACAGCGCGGGCGGCCGACCGGCGCGACGACATTCGAGGCAGGCCCGGCACGGGCCTTTGGTGATGCCGTGCGCGCCATGCGTACCGAGGATGGCGTTGCCCAGGAAACCCTGGCGCACCGGGCCGGCATCGAGCGTTCGCACATGGGCAAGATCGAGCGCGGCGAGCACATGCCGACCTTGGCGATGATCCTGAAGATCGCGCGAGCGCTCGAACGCAGCGCTGGCGAATTGATGCTGGAGACCGAAGCACGTCTGCCCAAGAAAGAGGGTTAG
- a CDS encoding DUF2958 domain-containing protein: protein MTFLTEEQRIRLLANGAARAHGETVDPLPVVKLYTLDAGAAWLLTELDAEGDKAFGLCDAGTGSPELGQVSLSALEGVRGPRGMRIVADPHFKPRQPLSGYLADAQRDGSIND from the coding sequence ATGACTTTCCTGACCGAAGAACAGCGAATCCGGCTGCTGGCCAATGGCGCAGCGCGGGCGCATGGCGAAACCGTCGACCCGCTGCCCGTGGTCAAGCTCTACACCCTGGACGCCGGTGCGGCGTGGCTGCTCACTGAGCTTGACGCCGAGGGGGACAAGGCGTTCGGCCTGTGCGACGCCGGCACGGGCAGCCCAGAGCTGGGGCAAGTCAGCCTCTCGGCCCTCGAAGGCGTCCGCGGCCCGCGCGGCATGCGCATCGTGGCCGATCCGCACTTCAAGCCGCGTCAGCCGCTCTCGGGCTACCTGGCAGACGCCCAGCGAGACGGATCAATCAACGACTGA
- a CDS encoding DUF2285 domain-containing protein, with the protein MDGRNAQPLWLSSSDGLLHVRAAHANNAVARRFDLWRIPGRKRLALDGPDLALTADLSAQRMRLSLSGALADGAVYTGAAPLTPRLRGQLDAFYAQAQALEGHAPRVDPARAATRTALLHLRALQALDASQAGASHRDIAQALFGLEAVVLRWHEDGELRAQVRHLLRRAQAYMTGGYLALAGASNTAAKHPGDEPVR; encoded by the coding sequence ATGGATGGTCGCAACGCACAGCCACTCTGGCTGTCGTCCTCTGACGGCTTGCTGCATGTGCGTGCTGCGCACGCCAACAATGCAGTAGCTCGCCGATTCGACCTGTGGCGCATCCCCGGCCGCAAGCGCCTAGCGCTTGATGGCCCCGACTTGGCGCTGACTGCCGACCTCAGCGCCCAGCGCATGCGCTTGTCGCTGTCAGGGGCCCTCGCAGACGGCGCGGTGTACACGGGTGCCGCGCCGCTGACGCCGCGCCTGCGCGGCCAGCTCGACGCCTTCTATGCGCAGGCGCAGGCCCTGGAAGGCCATGCGCCTCGGGTCGATCCTGCACGGGCGGCCACCCGCACCGCGCTGCTGCACCTGCGCGCCCTGCAGGCGCTCGATGCCTCGCAAGCGGGCGCGTCGCATCGCGACATCGCCCAGGCCCTATTCGGCCTCGAAGCCGTCGTCCTGCGCTGGCACGAGGATGGCGAACTGCGCGCGCAGGTGCGCCATCTTCTGCGGCGTGCACAGGCGTACATGACTGGCGGCTATCTGGCCCTGGCCGGTGCATCGAACACCGCCGCGAAGCACCCCGGAGACGAACCGGTGCGCTGA